CCCTTACACCCTTACACCCCTCTTTCAAGCTAAGAAAATGAGTTTAAGAACTTACAAAAAACTAATAGCAAAAAATTTTTCTCAAGATTTTAAATCGGCTATCGAAATCATAGAAACTCCTATTCCTGAATCTAATGCTGATGAAATAGTCATTCGCAACAAATTTGCTGGTATCAATAGCGGGTTTGATACATTACTGTGCCAAGGAAAAGTTCCTTACGTTAACTTGACTCCCCCTTTTGATTTAGGAGTAGAAGCTGTTGGCGAAGTGGTAGGTGTAGGAGAGAATATTCAAAATTTTCAAGTTGGTGATGCTGTGGTAACTACTGTGCGTGGTGGTGGTTATCGCGAATACCAAGCTATCAATGCTAACTTAGCAGTAAAGGTACGGGAAGTAACTCCAGAAGTATTAACTTTAATGCCAACAGGAATATCAGCTTTGGTGGCATTAGAAAAAGTAGGGGAGATAAAAAGCAATGAAGTTGTCTTAGTAACAGCAGCAGCAGGAGGAACCGGGCATATTGCAGTACAGTTAGCTAAGTTAGCAGGTAATCACGTCATCGGTACTTGTAGTTCACAAAAAAAAGCAGAGTTGCTTGCAAGTGTGGGATGCGATCGCATTATCAACTACCGCACAGAAAACCTCGATCAAGTTCTCAAACAAGAATATCCTAACGGCATTAATTTAATTTTCGATTGTGTTGGCAGGGAAGTTTTCGATACCTGCTTAGAAAATTTGGCAATTCGCGGACGTTTAGTTGTGGTTGGTTTTATTTCCGAATATGGTAAAAATCTGGAAGAGGTAACACAACCACGCATCTATCACAAACTATTTTGGAAAGCTGCTTCTGTGCGCGGTTTTCTCATGCCTCTTTATCAAGAATATGCAGCCGAAGCACGCGATCGCCTGTTACATCTTTTCTACACCAATCACCTCAAAGTTGCCGTCGATCCAACCCAATTCCAAGGCATAGAATCCATCCCGGCTGCGGTTGAATATTTACTCAGCGGCAAAAATTGCGGCAAAGTTGTTGTGAGGTTTAGTCATTAGTCATTAGTCATTAGTTAGTAGGGGCGGGTTTATTTATGTATCTTCGCCATCTTCGAGAGATTGCTGTTAAAACCCGCCCGTACAGTATTAGTTGGTAGAGACGGGATTAATCTCGTCTGTACATTATCTGTACATTAGTAGTTAATGATATGCAATGGTGCGATCGCTTGTAAATTCAGATCTTGCACCTCACCCATAAAACGCCTAGAACTAAAGTTCCTCTTTTATAGTTCAAGTCAGTTAAAACTGACTGAAAATTTTACTTAGTCTGCTTAAGCAGACTTTAGCTTTAAGCCAAGAAATAAATTTCTTGGCGGACAAGAACTCAGATGCAAGATTTGAGTAAAGTAAAATTCAGCTATTGCACTAAATACTGCCATAAACAGGAACTGCCGCACCTCGAATATCTTTAGCAGCTTCTGAAGCTAAAAAGCAAATGACTTCGGCTAAAGATTCAGGTTTTACCCATTGATCGGCATTTTCTTCACCCATAGACTCGCGGTTAGTGGGAGTGTCGATGACGCTGGGAAGAACAACATTAGCAGTGATATTAGTACCCTTGGTTTCGTCGGCGATCGCTTTTGTGAGAGCAACAACACCAGCTTTAGCAGCACAATATGCCGCCAGTTGCCCAGTTGGTTCTACTGCACCTCTAGAGCCAACAGTAACAATACGTCCGTAACCATTTTGCAACATACTTTTCAGGCTATGTTTGCAAACTAGGAAAGTCGTATTTAAATTTATATCAAAATCACGTCTCCAATTCTCAAAACTGTATTCGTGGGTTTTTCCCATCGAAAAGCCACCCACTAGATGAATCAATACATCGACTCGCGCTATCTGGTTAATGAGATTCTCTACCGAAGCTTCATCTTTTAAATCGGCAGTGACAAATTGAATTCTGGCAAAGTCGGCGGGTGAGAGAATACCTTTAAGTCGCTCGATGTCTTTGGGATTGCGATAGGGAATTGTCACTGCTGTTGCACCTTGCGCCAGAACCGTTGGTGTTACACCTAACCCTAAGCCACCAGTGCCGCCTGTAAGTAAAACGTGCTTGCCCTTTACCACTTTATGCACTCCTTTAGCCTTAAATATCAAGATAGCGCGATCACTACAGTTGTGCTTACACCTACCACGAGTTGGGAATGGTAGCCCAAAAGTTGCGGGAATATGAAGAGGCACGGCGCAATTATCAGCAAGCTTTGGAAATCAAAATCGAATATGGCGATCGCTACAGTTGTGCTTACACCTACCCTCAAAAACTCATTAATTACTACCATTTCTCTATTAAGATGCTCTTAGAGATGATTAGTAACTGGCGGTGCGTTACGGCTAGTTCTTACTTTCTTAAACTTTCAAATCCTTATATAGCCGTAACACACCCTACTTCATATTTACTTTACAAATGACTTCTTAATCTAGCCCGTGCAGGCGGGCTTAGTTCTTATAGCCCAACCCTTCTAGGGTTTGGGCGATACAAAAAATTATCGTTGTGGCAGTGCGATCGCATTTCTTTGGGGTGTGATTCATACAAGTGCGATCAATGGGAACAATAAATAAAAACCAGCCGAAAACCAAATCACTAATATGCTTCCACATCAACACCTAAATTCCCCCTCCCCCCTGCGGGAGGGGTGAGTTAATTTTCTGGTGGCAGGGTTCCAGAATTATTAATGGGTGGTTCGGTATACTCGCAAAATATATTCAGACTAATTTTAAGAATATACAAAACAATAACAGTAGCGATCACTGGATCAATTGGTATGCCATTTGCCCCTGCTATACCTACAAGGGAAACAATTAACCCTGTCAATAATGGCGCGCTTCCCGGATTTTTAGTATATTCGCTAACTTGACCGCGAAAACCATCGTCTCCACAGAGTTCCTTCCGTAATACCTTGAGCGTTACTTCCCAAAGAGATTTTTTCTTTGGCATTGCCATTAAACCGTGCTTTTCTACCCACATATCCTGAAAAGCATTTTTAATGTCACCATTATGCCTTTCCAACTCATCTAATGCGTGCTGTGCGGGTTCGTAATCTTGCAAAATATCTCGCGTTAAATCAATCTCGTGAGCTGTTAATTGAATATCCATTCCTAGCCCCTTTTTTGGACGAACTGCAAATAATCTACAATCTTCGAGCTTGAAATTTCAAAAAACAGTGTGCTTTTCAAATCTTAAAATTCGTGACTTCCAGTCGTCTAAGCTGTGAGTAGTGGGATTGTTTGTTAGGATGCGCTTATGTTTTGCCAAATGTAACAACTTTGCTCCTATCCAAAACAGGTAAATTAAATCCATAGCAACTCACATCCATTCATGTTTGGTGCAACCATGCAAATTACCCAACCTCTCCATACAGCAATTCTGGTTACAGATTTAGAACGCTCCGAACATTTTTATGGCACTGTATTGGGATTAACCAAAGTAGAACGCTCAATGAAATTCCCTGGTGCTTGGTATCAAGTCGGTGAGTATCAAGTTCACCTCATAGTTGCGCCAACTGTCCCCAATGAACCTAAACATGAAAAATGGGGACGCAATCCCCACATTGCTTTTTTAGTTTCCGACTTAGATGCCGCTAAACAGCAGCTTCTAAATTATAACTTTCTAGTGCAACCTAGCGCTTCTGGTCGCCCCGCTATTTTTACCCAAGATCCAGATGGAAATGTGATTGAGTTAAACCAGCAGTGAGTGTGCGACGCGGGGACACAGGAATAAGGGGAGCAGAGGAGAACAACCAGCTACTAACCACTGTACGGGCGGGTTTTAACAATAATCTCTCGAAGATAGCGAAGATACATAAATTAACTCGCACGCGGCTGTGCTACAAGTCGGCTCCGCCGACGGCAGTCGCTTTATGCCGGGAAACCCTTACTTTCGCTTATCCGCCTTCGGCGTCTACGCCAGTCGCTACAAGTCGGCACTAGACGTGTTCGCCGTCAGGCGTTGCGTTAGCTAGCGGCTACCCTCCGGGTAGCCGCTAGGGCGCGCTGGCTCCCCTACTAACCAATGACAAATGACTAATGACTACTCATGAAAATCTTCGCTTATACTTACACCGATCCGCTTCTGGAAAATCCTCCCGATCCCACAACTTGGGAATGGCAGGTAAATCGAATTTATCAAGATTTGGGAGAGCGATCGCAATTAGAACAATTCTTTGCAGACTCCACAACCGATCCACCCGATTGCCTTCTGATTCGCCGTTTGGAAGAATTGGGAGATTCTGTCGAACAAATAAGCGATCGCCTCTCGCAACTAGAAGCACTGGGGATAACGTTGATTGCATTTGAGCAGGGTTACAATTCTTCTGAACAATCTCCCCATCTCCGTGCTGAGTTGCTGAAATTATTACAAGAAATCCAGCATCAGCAACACAGCCGCCGCATTCGCCAAGGACACGCCCGCAACCGTTTAGATGCAACTCCTCCACCCGGTAAAGCTCCTTACGGCTATCGTCGTAGTAGAGATAAATACATCATAGACCGCAGCACTTCCCCAGTAGTCAAAGATTTTTTTGAACACTTCTTACTTTATGGTTCGCTGCGGGGAGCAGTGCGTTACTTGGCAAAAAAATACGGTAAGAAAATTTCTGTTACCACCGGACGACGTTGGTTGACTAATCCAGTGTATCGCGGTAATACAGCTTATCAAAACGGCGAAATTATCCCCAATACTCATCCTCCAATCCTTTCTAAAGAAGAAGCAGCACAAGTCGATCGGCTGTTGCGCCGCAATAGTCGTTTGCCATCGCGAACTGCTAGCGCACCGCGTTCTTTAGCCGGATTGGTAGTTTGTGGCGAATGTCAATCCCACATGGGTGTCTGTCGCGTCACAATTCGCAACCAAGATAAAGAGTATCTTTATCTACGTCCGATTAGTTGTCCTCAACGTCCTAAATGTCGTTCTATTTCCTATCAGCAAGTATTGGATAGTACTATTGGTGCAGTTTGCCGCGATTTGCCGATGGCAGTAGCAAAAATGAATTTTCCCCAGTTGGATGCAGTTAAAGATAATTTAGGAGAAGCGATCGCCCGTCAGCAAGCAATTCTTGAGCAGTTACCCAATTTAGTAGAAACTGGTGTGCTGGATACAGAAACAGCCAAATTAAGAACATACAAACTCCGCACCGAAATATCTGCACTTGAGGCGAAGTTAGCGACTTTACCACCAGTAAATCTGCGTTCTGTCGCTCAAGCTGTTTCTATTCCTCAATTTTGGTTAGATTTATCGGAAGCAGAGCGACGGTTTTATTTTCGCGAATTTATCCGCCAAATAGAAATTCTTCGTCAAGAAAAAGAATGGGAGTTACGAGTTATTTTTATTTTCTGATAGAAAGTAAAGAATTTCCAACTTATCACTCATTACTACATATCTTTATAAGCAACAATAGAATCGGCAACAAATGGAATTAATCTTGAAATAGATTCAAACCCAGGTTTCCAAGGCGCAATAATTTTTTCTACTAACGAACCTGGATATTTTGTCCATTTCCGTAAACCAGCACCAATCACTTTATAGCCACGACGCTGAAAATAACTACGTGGTACATAACTTAAGTGAGCATCAAAATCATTAAACCCAACTATAGTATCTGAACCGTCTCTAAAACATGGATAATTAGGTGTTGAAACTATCACTTTTTTATGAGCAGCATTCTCTAAAGCTTTGAGAAAATCTTCTACTTTTTCTTGTTCAATATGTTCAATGATTTCACACGCCAAAACTGTATCCCATTTTCCCGGTAAGGGTGATGGCAATACCTGATACCACACGTTCCGATAGCATTTCTGTTGAGAACAATATTCTACATTTGCTTGAAACGCATCAATACCATCAACTAATGGAGGTTTATCTAATCCAGCTTCCCAAAAATTAGCTTGAATTAAATTACCCCATCTTCCTAAGCCACAACCAACATCTAGTACTGTTTCTCCTGTAATTAAAGGAACAACTATTGGATCTAGATAAAGTGGAGAAGAACTCATAATTACTCCATATTAAAAATGACATTTTGTCACGATTTTTATAAGTAATTTCATCGAGATTTGTAAGCTAAAAAGCTCAATTAATTTAGAATTAGTTTTTTCATAATTTTGCCAATGGGGTTATTTTTTATTCGTTGCCAGCTAGGTGTTTTTAGCAAACGAGCTGCAAAATCAAGCTTCCGATCTATACTCAACTTACGTATCAAAGCTATGCCAAAATTATTGGGACTTGTATTAACCTCAACTAAATCAAAATGAGAATTATTTTGTAAAAACTTGTCAATAACGAATCTCGGCCCATCCCAGTCACAATCTTCAGGGTAGATATCATGTAATAAGATATATCCTCCAATTGAAACATGAGGATAAAAAAGTATTAAATCGGTAAGACATCCTCTTTTTGTATGATCTCCGTCAATAAACAGGAAATCAATGGGTTCATTAATTATTTCATGATATTTTTTACCCATTTCTTGAGAATTCATTTTATGAAACTTAATTCGATGGGAAAGTTGAGCAGTAGCGACAGATTCTTGGGCAAATTCAAGAGGATTACTCAAATATCCATACCGATGAGGTAGCCACGGCATAATATCATCAAATAAATCAACCGAGTGAATAGTTGCTGGGTTTCCTATTTGCTCTAAGCCAGCAGCCATCCATATAGTAGAAATACCTGTAAAACAACCAATCTCTAAAACATTTTTGGGTTTAATATTGCAAACTAAACTTTTCAGAAATTCCCCTTGCTCTGGTGATAAAGGAGAAGGATAATTAAAAGTTTTTTGATACATTTTAGTTAAAGTAATAGCCCAAGGAGATGTGCTATTTTTTAACCAGTCTGGGATTCTATAATAGTTGCGATCGCCTGTTATACCTTGAAATGAAAAATATTTATCAAAGAAGTCTTCAAGAGTATTTTTGGGAATATGTATGACATTCTGTAGTTTAACTGTATTAAAATTTTTATCTTTGACAAATGCTATCACATCTTCCGGTGTAACTCTGAGAATTTGAGATAATTCCTCGCTAGAGTAAAAAGTTTCATTATCATAATCTACAGGCATAATTTACCTCTTCTCTAATTTTGAAATTCAAACTTTATTTTGTGCCGAAAAATATTGGCTTTATCTAGATAAAGTAGAAAATAACTACAATGTAAACAAAAATGTTTTAATCAACTCCGAATCTAGTTGTAGGGTGTGTTGTCGCCAAGCACAACGCACCACATTAGATTCTGTATGCATTATGCCTAATGCCTATCAAGCATCCGATGCAAATCTTAGCCAACCATAGATAAAGAATTAGCTATCTGTTTCTCAAACACACCAAGCGATCGCACTACAGCCTGATCCATGTCGTAGTACTTATATTCAGCCAACCGCCCTACAAAGATGACTGTACCGTTCAGTTTCTCTACCTCTTTGAGATAAAGATCCAACCGCTCGCGATTCTCCTCACGAGGTATGGGATAATAGGGGTCGTTTTTCCCTGGTACGTAAGCTTGAGGATATTCCATCACTAAAGTAGTTTTGGGTGAGGTTTGCCCCGACAAATATTTTTGTTCTGTAATGCGGGTGATGTTGTACTCGTTGGGGTAATTAACCGTACCTACTTCTTGATAATATTCTTGATCCAAAGTATCAAACTGAAAGCGTAAACTACGATAAGGCAACTCACCATACATATAATCAAAGAAGGTATCAATCGGCCCAGTACAGATGATCCGGTTAAACTTAACGTCATTAATAATTTCCCGGTAATCTGCGTTCAGGAGTACCTTGATGTTGGGGTGAGCAAGCATTCGGCGAAACATCTCGGTATAACCGTGCTTTGGCATAGCCTGATATCTATCCTGAAAATAACGGTTATCCCGACTGATATAAACTGGAACACGTCCTGTTACTCCACGATCCAATTCTTCGGGTTTTAACTCCCACTGCTTCATTGTGTAGTGGAGAAAAACATTTTCATAAATGTAGTTGGCTAAAAAATCTAAATCTCCACTTGCACTTTCACGCAATTTGAGAATAGGAACTTTAACTCCAAAACCGAAGTGTTCTAAAAGCAAATTCTCCAACTTCTCTGCATAGCGTGGGGGAAAAAGAGCATAGAGAGAATTTAAATTAAAAGGAATAGGCACTTTCTTGCCTTCCACTACTCCCAACACATGATGATAGTAGTGTCTCCATTCAGTAAATTGAGAGAGATAATCCCAAGCTTTTTTAGACTTAGTATGAAAGATATGAGGGCCATATTTATGTACTAAGATACCATGCTCATTATAGGAATCGTAAGCATTACCGCCGATGTGATCTCGCCGTTCTACAATCAGCACTCGTTGTGCCAATTGAGTTGCAATTCTCTCAGCTAGCACGCAGCCTGAATATCCAGCCCCTATAATTAGCCAATCTGCTTTCATGCTGCTTCTCCTTGTCTAAAATAAGTTGAATCTTGAAACTTTGTTTTACTTTTGAGGTTCGAGATACTCTTGCCAAAATTGCATAGAGGTTAAATCGTTGAACGCTTTTTTCCACTCTGCATTAACACTTGACCATTTCAAACTATTTTTAATTACAGAGTTAAACCAAGAAAATAAAATATCAACTCCAGCTTTTTGCTCCAATTCATACTGATAAGAATTAGGATTTTCTTCTATGATATAAAGAATTCTTTTTTTAGCTAAGGCTTTACAAATTGAGTCACGTTCTTTGTCTTTGATACCTAATCTAATTACTGCACTTTCATTGGCAATTAAGAATCGCGGTAGTAAGTGACCATTAAGTGTTAACAAGCTAATCATTTTTTGAAATTTTCCAGCTTTAGTAATTTGATAACCTTCCGTGTTGGCAACATAATTAACTAGTATAGTTTGGTTTTTATAAGTTTTACTGGAATCAACAATCTTGGAATGCAGTAAATCTGGAGTATTATTTGTAATGAAATTGGGGCCTTGCATATAATCTTCAAAACCTTTGACTACCATTTGTGCAGAATTGTAATCAAAGATGAATAAATAATAGAGTATATTGTTTGTGAAAGTTTTAACTGTTTTCACGTATTCCAAAGAACTATGAATTGAATTGGTTATTAAGTGATTGCGAATATAATAGTAGAAATCCCAAATAGGTCTTTTAGCATAAAAAGGTTCGTGCCACACAGCTATAGACGGAAAAGCCACTATTCCATTCTCAAAATGTTCGTTAATTCTTAAACCAAATTCCATGTCATCTATTTTGATAAACAAGGGAAGTGGTAATCCAATTTTTTCGACGATTTCTTTAGAAAAGCCAAAAAACCAAAACCCCCCATAATCTATATTGTCTTCTACTAAAAGTGAGTTAAGCGTGGTAGTGTTTTGTAAATCAAGATTGTGTTTGAGAGGATAGCCTGTGAATTTATCCTGCTTGATGTTTCCTTCGTCATCGATGGATTTGTTATATATTGCTCCTGCTTCATACAAAATGTGTTTTTTGTATAAATCCAACATACTACCAGCTACAGCAAAATCCTGATTCGCATATTCATACAAAGAAAAAAGCCTATAAATAGCTTCACTATCTAACTCGATATCGTCATCCATAAACAAGAAGTGGGTATAAACGCCTTCTTGTAATGCTTCAATCAATCCTTTAGTAAAACCACCACTTCCACCGACATTGCGATTAGGAATTAGCTGCACTCTATAGTCTTTAAAATCACTCGAATTCAGAGTTTTACCATTATCTACTACAAAAACTTTGAATTTTTTATCCTGCAAAAACCTGTCTTGCAAAATAGTGTTGACTGTCTTTTTTACATAAACTTCTTTTTTGAATGTACAAGTGATGATAGCTAATGATACATCCCGATGCTTTTCTTGTTCAGTTACAATTAATCCTTCTGTAAATAAACCTTGTTGACTAAGACAAGTTATTTCCAGATAAATGCGACCAGCTTTTTGATTTTGCTTGAGTTCTGGCAAGATAATTTTTACATAATCTGATAATTGACAATTCTTAATCTTTTGACTGTAAATAAGTTCTCTGGTACTTAATTCCGAAGTTTCTCGATAAGCAAAAACTTCAAAATCTCCCTCTAATTTTAGTAAATAATGAAGTGAATTTATAGAGGTATATTTTGTATAGTGTTTTTCATATATTGAATTGAAATAAGTGTTCAAAGATATAGTACTATCTTCATGTAAAACAATTTGATTGCTGTCTTCATTCAAATTAATTGATATATTATTAACAACCTTGAAGTATAAATCAGAAATCTCAAAGTTTTGAGGAAATTGAACTCTGCTAACTATGTTCATATGCTTCCTACCTTTTAGGCGTGTTTACTAAGAAAATGTTGTCAAATCTCAAATGCCAATCTTGGAAATTTACTTAGGCAAAGCATTTTACCTTCTGCCTACTGCCTTAACTTGCTGTAAATACTGGTGGGTATAATCTACAAATGGTTGATAAGCTGCTTGAGGAGATAGCTTGGCGATCGCGTACCTGTGAGCTTGTTCCTCCATCCACTGACGCTTTTCTTTTTTGGTTATAACTGTGTGTATGGCTGCTGCGAAATCTTCAGGCGTATCTGCTACCAGAACAGCACTACCAACAACCTCTTGTAGTCCTTGAACGCCTACACTGGTAGAAATACAAGCGCGCCCATAGGACATTGCCTCTACAAGTTTAATTTTCAGCCCGCTACCAGCCAATAAAGGAATCAGACAGAGTTCAGCCGCGCTGTATTCTGCTTCCAAATCGTCAACTCTACCTAAAAAGCGAACATTTGGATAATTTCCTTGAATTAAATTACACACAAGACCACATACGTGGAGAGTCAGATTGGGCATTGACTCTATAACCCTTAGCCACACATCCTCAAGAAACCACTTAAGACCATAGTAGTTGTGATCTGCACCACTACCTACAAATAGGCAACGACCGGGTACTTGCTTGTCGGTATGAGAGTGATATATTGCAGATATGGGCATCGAAATGACATCACACTGAGATACCATTTCCTTAAAAAACTTAGCATCCTCTTCCTGAATAGCTAGCAGCACTTGTGCTTTACGTAACTGTACAACTTCCTTATTCCTATCCCATTCTGAAATATCTATGTGTGCTCCGATTTGTTTTAAATCTGCAACTCTTCTATGAAGAATGTCATGTGTTAATATGACTTTTAATATTGATACATCAGTAGAAATAACATCAAACACATTACTTAGCCAAGCGTAATTAGCTACTACAACATCTGGCTTAAATCTAGCAAACTGTGAACCTGCAAAAGCTACTTCCTCTGGAGTTGCCAAAATATCCCACTTTTGAGTAAAAATCACATATAAAGGCTTTATCTGTCGTTTATTTCTGGCAGAACGGTAAATGTTTTTTAACTTTTCTGGTAAGCGATCATAAGCCAATCGTAATAACTCAATTAACCAATCTGATAAAGAGTTAAATCTAAGCAGAAGACGACCTATTCTCAAGTTATTTTTAACTGACACATTAGCAAGTGTTGCCAGTGTAGGCGGAATGATATACCAGGGAGTTCTACCATTAGGTGATGAATTAATAAGTACATACTCAATTTCATAACCAGCTTGCCGCAAGTACTGCATAAAATCAAGTATATAAGTAGAATTACCAGCAGTGTTCTCGACAGGAATATCTCTACTAATAAATTGAATTTTGATATGTCGATTAATACTTTCTCTCAACATATATTTAACTACCATTATCAGTTTTAAGCTTGCTGTAATTATTAATAAATAGCTTAATTAAAATTTTAAAATTAATAAAACTAACTATCTAATTAAGCATTTTCTCTAATAAATCTAGAACTTTTTTGTTATACTCTTTGGCAAAAATATAGGCATTTTGTGAGAGATGACTAGACAATATTGGATTTGTCATAACTTGAATGATAGATTGAGCAAATTCATCTAAATTGTTAGCAATGATAAAAGCTTTATTAGCTCCTTGCTCCAGCCCTTTAGCACCTTCAGGTGTTGTAATCAAGACTTTAGATTGTCCTAAAGCTTCAATAGTTTTGATTTTTAAACCTGTCCCAAATAGAATAGGGTTAATAACTATATCAGCAGTATCATAAACCTCGTCTATGTTCTGCATATATCCAAGTTTTATGCATCCGTCAGTATCCTCTACTACTTCACAAATATTTCCTGCGATCGCTAGTTGAACATCAGGAAGCTTTGCTCTAACTTTTGGTAAAACTTCTCTAATAAAGTAGCCAAAGCTATGAATATTGATTTCATTTCTAGAAGCTACATAAAGAATTTTTCTGCGAAGCGATACTATCTGTTTTGGTCTACGCAGGGGAACGGTATGACCTATAGTGATAACTTTGTTTCCTACTAGCTTTTTAAAATATTCTTCTTCTTCTTTTTGTACGGCTATAACTAAATCTGCTCGGCAAAGCCCCTTTATTTCCTCTTTAATAGTTGTAGAGTACCAATAATATTGTTGACCGTTATTTTTATATAAATTCACTCGATCATTGAATATATCGTGGGTATCAATTATTTTCAAAACATCTTTACTAAAATATTTTAGAGCTTTGGAGAAAAATACATATTCAACAATTACAATATCAGGCTTAATTTTTGTTTGTAATTCTACTAAAAACTGATTAATAGAATTGTCATACCAATCATCCACTGTACCAGGGAATTTAGGATAGTTGGTTAGAAAACATCTTAATTTTCTAATAATTCTTGCAATTAAACTTCGTTTTCTGTGCCAGCAATCTGTGTAAGGTAAAGAGTAGAAATTTTCCCCCCAAGTTTGGCGCATCAAATCTTCATCTGCTATCTCCTGCTGAATGTACAAAAAATGTACTTCATGACCTAGATTTTTTAGGTTTATTAACAAATTATAAATTCTAGTTCGATTACCTGCATTTTGAGGATGGGAGGGAACAGGAGATATTACTAGTACTTTTTTTGATGTACTAGTTACTTTATTTTGACTGAAAAAAACAGGAGCTGTATCCAAAATACAACTTTGAAACATAGAAATTTCCTTTTATCTATTTTCTGCTTTAGAATTCTGGGTTAAACAATTGAAAAATTTTACAACCATTCAACTTGCCAAGCTTTTTCCGATAACTTAGCTTTCCTCCTTCCAGTGGCTTCAGCTTGAATAATTAGTAAATCCATAGGAGTGATTAACAAGTCTAAAAGAGTAGCTTTACCTATAATCATTTTCGCAACATTAATCGGCAATTCTTTTAGTAGCCAACCTATCCAGCG
This Chlorogloeopsis sp. ULAP01 DNA region includes the following protein-coding sequences:
- a CDS encoding glycosyltransferase, with protein sequence MNIVSRVQFPQNFEISDLYFKVVNNISINLNEDSNQIVLHEDSTISLNTYFNSIYEKHYTKYTSINSLHYLLKLEGDFEVFAYRETSELSTRELIYSQKIKNCQLSDYVKIILPELKQNQKAGRIYLEITCLSQQGLFTEGLIVTEQEKHRDVSLAIITCTFKKEVYVKKTVNTILQDRFLQDKKFKVFVVDNGKTLNSSDFKDYRVQLIPNRNVGGSGGFTKGLIEALQEGVYTHFLFMDDDIELDSEAIYRLFSLYEYANQDFAVAGSMLDLYKKHILYEAGAIYNKSIDDEGNIKQDKFTGYPLKHNLDLQNTTTLNSLLVEDNIDYGGFWFFGFSKEIVEKIGLPLPLFIKIDDMEFGLRINEHFENGIVAFPSIAVWHEPFYAKRPIWDFYYYIRNHLITNSIHSSLEYVKTVKTFTNNILYYLFIFDYNSAQMVVKGFEDYMQGPNFITNNTPDLLHSKIVDSSKTYKNQTILVNYVANTEGYQITKAGKFQKMISLLTLNGHLLPRFLIANESAVIRLGIKDKERDSICKALAKKRILYIIEENPNSYQYELEQKAGVDILFSWFNSVIKNSLKWSSVNAEWKKAFNDLTSMQFWQEYLEPQK
- a CDS encoding glycosyltransferase, translated to MLRESINRHIKIQFISRDIPVENTAGNSTYILDFMQYLRQAGYEIEYVLINSSPNGRTPWYIIPPTLATLANVSVKNNLRIGRLLLRFNSLSDWLIELLRLAYDRLPEKLKNIYRSARNKRQIKPLYVIFTQKWDILATPEEVAFAGSQFARFKPDVVVANYAWLSNVFDVISTDVSILKVILTHDILHRRVADLKQIGAHIDISEWDRNKEVVQLRKAQVLLAIQEEDAKFFKEMVSQCDVISMPISAIYHSHTDKQVPGRCLFVGSGADHNYYGLKWFLEDVWLRVIESMPNLTLHVCGLVCNLIQGNYPNVRFLGRVDDLEAEYSAAELCLIPLLAGSGLKIKLVEAMSYGRACISTSVGVQGLQEVVGSAVLVADTPEDFAAAIHTVITKKEKRQWMEEQAHRYAIAKLSPQAAYQPFVDYTHQYLQQVKAVGRR
- a CDS encoding glycosyltransferase family 4 protein; translated protein: MFQSCILDTAPVFFSQNKVTSTSKKVLVISPVPSHPQNAGNRTRIYNLLINLKNLGHEVHFLYIQQEIADEDLMRQTWGENFYSLPYTDCWHRKRSLIARIIRKLRCFLTNYPKFPGTVDDWYDNSINQFLVELQTKIKPDIVIVEYVFFSKALKYFSKDVLKIIDTHDIFNDRVNLYKNNGQQYYWYSTTIKEEIKGLCRADLVIAVQKEEEEYFKKLVGNKVITIGHTVPLRRPKQIVSLRRKILYVASRNEINIHSFGYFIREVLPKVRAKLPDVQLAIAGNICEVVEDTDGCIKLGYMQNIDEVYDTADIVINPILFGTGLKIKTIEALGQSKVLITTPEGAKGLEQGANKAFIIANNLDEFAQSIIQVMTNPILSSHLSQNAYIFAKEYNKKVLDLLEKMLN